A DNA window from Thermosynechococcaceae cyanobacterium Okahandja contains the following coding sequences:
- the holA gene encoding DNA polymerase III subunit delta, with the protein MPVYFYWGEDHFRLEEAVKNLRQQVLDPLWESFNFEKFAGEDPSHVQAALAQVMTPPFGGGDRLVWLVNTTLGQRCSAELLADLELTLPQIPATCHLLLTSPQKPDSRAKVVKLLQQHGTFQEFSPIAPWKTAEIEAHIRTTAQRYHLNLREDALHLLAEAVGNDSRQLHNELEKLSLFGGDRPLTATDIAPLVHASQQHTLTLASTLLHGQLSTALSQLEDLLQQNEPPLRLIASLSKQFRTWLWIKLLSHEQDVQTIAKLAEIGNPKRVYILQKEVKSIPLAALTKSLEILLRSEYSLKLGSDPRGTLRQAMVQLSCTCSRRS; encoded by the coding sequence ATGCCTGTTTACTTCTACTGGGGCGAGGATCACTTTCGCTTGGAGGAGGCCGTCAAAAACCTGCGCCAACAGGTTCTCGATCCCCTGTGGGAAAGCTTTAACTTTGAAAAATTTGCTGGCGAGGACCCCAGCCACGTCCAAGCCGCCTTGGCTCAAGTGATGACCCCTCCCTTTGGTGGTGGCGATCGCCTCGTGTGGCTGGTCAACACCACCCTCGGTCAACGCTGTAGTGCCGAGCTATTGGCAGACCTAGAACTAACCCTGCCCCAAATTCCCGCCACCTGCCACCTGCTGCTGACTAGCCCCCAAAAGCCTGACAGTCGCGCTAAGGTGGTTAAACTCCTGCAACAGCACGGCACATTTCAAGAATTTAGCCCCATTGCCCCCTGGAAAACCGCTGAGATTGAGGCGCATATTCGCACCACCGCTCAACGGTACCACCTCAACCTACGCGAGGATGCCCTGCACCTGCTGGCAGAGGCCGTGGGCAACGACAGTCGCCAACTGCACAACGAACTCGAAAAGCTCTCCCTCTTTGGGGGCGATCGCCCCCTCACGGCAACGGACATTGCCCCCCTTGTCCATGCCAGCCAACAACATACCCTCACCTTGGCCAGCACCCTGCTTCATGGCCAGCTAAGCACCGCCCTCAGCCAATTAGAGGATTTACTGCAACAAAACGAGCCACCCCTGCGCCTCATTGCCAGCCTTAGCAAACAGTTTCGCACGTGGTTGTGGATTAAACTGCTCAGTCACGAACAGGACGTGCAAACCATTGCCAAACTTGCGGAGATTGGCAATCCCAAACGGGTCTATATCCTGCAAAAGGAGGTTAAATCCATTCCCTTGGCCGCCCTCACCAAGAGCCTAGAAATTTTATTGCGCAGCGAGTATTCCCTCAAGCTGGGCAGCGATCCCCGCGGCACCCTCCGGCAAGCCATGGTTCAACTATCTTGCACCTGCTCCCGCCGCTCCTGA
- the lptB gene encoding LPS export ABC transporter ATP-binding protein — translation MTLTNKFLNLCSPRGGFTLPTTLRLEGVCKRYGTRWVVDHVSLSVARGEVVGLLGPNGAGKTTTFYMATGIERPDQGRVWLDDDDITHTPLHQRARRGIGYLPQEPSIFRQLTVAENILLVLEQTGVPRRQWRDRLDELLTEFHLTHIANTLGRRVSGGERRRTELARALAAGRYGPSFLLLDEPFAGVDPIAVNDLQTMIARLRDRQMGILITDHNVRETLEIIDRAYILREGQLLAAGNSWELAQNPKVRQYYLGEDFRF, via the coding sequence ATGACCCTAACCAACAAATTCCTGAATCTGTGCAGCCCTAGGGGGGGCTTTACGCTACCGACCACCCTGCGCCTAGAGGGGGTATGCAAGCGCTACGGTACCCGCTGGGTCGTGGATCATGTGAGTTTATCGGTGGCGCGGGGGGAAGTGGTTGGCTTACTTGGCCCCAACGGTGCGGGTAAAACCACGACCTTTTATATGGCCACGGGAATCGAGCGCCCCGATCAAGGGCGCGTGTGGCTCGACGATGATGATATTACCCATACCCCGCTCCATCAGCGGGCGCGGCGCGGCATTGGCTACCTGCCCCAAGAACCCAGTATTTTCCGGCAGTTAACGGTGGCTGAAAATATCCTGCTTGTCCTTGAGCAAACGGGTGTACCGCGGCGGCAGTGGCGCGATCGCCTCGATGAACTGCTGACGGAATTTCATCTGACCCACATTGCCAATACCTTGGGTCGCCGCGTCTCTGGGGGGGAGCGCCGCCGCACCGAGTTGGCTCGCGCGTTGGCAGCGGGTAGATATGGCCCAAGTTTTTTGCTGTTGGATGAACCCTTTGCCGGGGTCGATCCGATTGCCGTGAATGATTTGCAAACCATGATTGCCCGCCTGCGCGATCGCCAGATGGGCATCCTCATTACCGATCACAACGTTCGCGAAACCCTTGAGATTATCGACCGCGCCTACATTTTGCGCGAAGGGCAACTGCTGGCCGCAGGCAATAGCTGGGAACTGGCTCAGAACCCGAAAGTGCGCCAGTACTATCTAGGGGAAGACTTCCGTTTCTAA
- a CDS encoding LptF/LptG family permease: MLTVFRWWRSLSLSKLDRYILSLLLPGFGFGVAIFTTLALAVGSIFDLVRQIADAQLPLSILLQLIWYELPTVLVLVLPMAVLLAVVGAMSRLSEEGEWIALRSVGVCLPRLLVPVLGFALLVSSATLVLNETWVPIAKFQSEQLLQQLLQQERTLGTGTDIFYPEYDRDQRVRRLYYGHRFDGNRIQGLTILDFSQPQLTQVISAESAEWNVRESTWRLSHGVAYLISRRGVSRDLLQFEEQEIRLPRPAQSQQLRPTEVSELSIIQTRRALRRLDPSKDAELVRALEVHLAQSYAQPFLAVVFALLGVGFGLSPSQRRGRQGFGISVAVVFSQYVLAFFLGALGAIGTLPPLVAAWLPHAIGGGVAVGLMWRVNRS, from the coding sequence ATGCTGACGGTATTCCGCTGGTGGCGATCGCTCTCCCTCTCGAAACTGGATCGCTATATCCTCTCGCTGCTGTTGCCCGGCTTCGGCTTTGGGGTTGCCATTTTTACGACCCTTGCCTTGGCGGTGGGCAGCATCTTTGATCTGGTGCGGCAAATTGCCGATGCCCAGTTACCCTTGAGTATTTTGCTGCAACTCATCTGGTACGAGTTGCCCACCGTATTGGTTCTGGTGTTGCCCATGGCCGTCCTGCTGGCGGTGGTGGGCGCGATGAGCCGCCTCTCGGAAGAGGGGGAGTGGATTGCCCTGCGCAGTGTGGGGGTATGCCTACCGCGGCTGCTCGTGCCGGTGTTAGGGTTTGCCCTTCTGGTGAGTAGTGCCACCCTTGTGCTCAACGAAACATGGGTACCCATTGCCAAGTTTCAGTCGGAACAACTCCTGCAGCAACTGTTGCAGCAGGAGCGCACCCTTGGAACTGGTACCGATATTTTTTATCCCGAGTACGATCGCGACCAGCGGGTGCGACGGCTTTACTACGGCCATCGCTTTGATGGCAATCGCATTCAGGGCTTAACCATTCTTGACTTTTCGCAGCCACAGTTAACCCAAGTCATCAGTGCAGAGTCCGCGGAGTGGAACGTGCGTGAAAGTACGTGGCGGCTCTCCCATGGGGTGGCATATCTGATTAGCCGCCGTGGCGTTAGTCGCGATCTGTTGCAGTTTGAGGAGCAGGAAATCCGCCTACCGCGACCCGCCCAGTCGCAGCAACTGCGTCCCACCGAAGTCAGTGAACTCTCGATTATTCAAACTCGCCGCGCCCTGCGCCGTCTTGACCCCAGTAAGGATGCGGAGTTGGTGCGCGCCCTTGAGGTCCACCTTGCCCAATCCTACGCCCAGCCCTTTTTAGCGGTTGTTTTTGCCCTTTTAGGGGTGGGCTTTGGCCTTAGCCCTTCCCAACGGCGGGGACGACAGGGCTTTGGCATTAGTGTTGCCGTTGTTTTTAGTCAGTACGTCTTGGCCTTTTTTCTAGGGGCGTTGGGGGCGATCGGTACGCTTCCGCCCCTTGTGGCGGCTTGGCTGCCCCACGCCATTGGCGGCGGTGTGGCCGTTGGCTTAATGTGGCGGGTGAATCGTAGCTAG
- a CDS encoding 3-deoxy-7-phosphoheptulonate synthase — translation MPQTFDLHVVETRPLLTPATLLAELPLYDHQATLVATTRDRIRDILKGRDRRLLVIVGPCSIHDVNAALEYGEKLTAVRDRLSDSLEIIMRVYFEKPRTSVGWKGLINDPHLDGSYDINTGLRLARQLLLTLASMGMPAATELLDPIIPQYIADVVSWTAIGARTTESQTHRQMASGLSMPVGFKNGTDGHLDSAINAMIAAQQAHHFLGINADGLASIVATTGNPDTHLVLRGGKDGPNYSAAHIEMAAALLERKGLSPRLMVDCSHANAAKDAQRQVLVCDNIAQQVQQNSRYLAGVMIESHLKAGNQPIPADLSQLVYGQSITDPCVDFATTVAMLEQLATAVGTQLAVAR, via the coding sequence ATGCCCCAAACGTTTGATCTTCACGTTGTTGAGACGCGACCCTTGTTGACCCCCGCTACGCTGCTGGCGGAACTGCCACTCTACGACCACCAAGCCACCCTTGTGGCCACCACTCGCGATCGCATTCGCGACATCCTTAAGGGGCGCGATCGCCGCCTACTGGTGATTGTGGGTCCCTGCTCTATCCACGATGTCAATGCGGCTCTTGAATACGGTGAAAAACTGACGGCGGTGCGCGATCGCCTCAGCGACAGCCTTGAAATTATCATGCGGGTCTATTTTGAAAAACCCCGCACCTCCGTGGGTTGGAAAGGCCTCATTAACGACCCCCACCTCGACGGTAGCTACGACATCAATACCGGCTTGCGCTTAGCGCGGCAGCTTCTCCTTACCCTTGCCAGTATGGGCATGCCCGCCGCCACCGAACTCCTTGACCCGATTATTCCCCAGTACATTGCCGATGTGGTGAGTTGGACCGCCATCGGTGCCCGCACCACCGAAAGCCAAACCCACCGTCAAATGGCCTCTGGCCTCTCGATGCCCGTCGGGTTCAAAAACGGCACGGACGGTCACCTCGACTCCGCCATCAATGCCATGATTGCCGCCCAACAGGCGCACCATTTCCTCGGCATTAACGCCGATGGGCTAGCCAGTATTGTGGCCACCACGGGCAACCCCGATACCCACCTCGTGCTGCGGGGGGGCAAAGATGGTCCCAATTATTCTGCGGCCCACATTGAAATGGCCGCGGCACTCCTTGAGCGGAAGGGGCTGAGTCCCCGTCTGATGGTGGATTGCAGCCATGCCAACGCTGCCAAAGATGCCCAACGGCAGGTGCTGGTCTGCGACAACATTGCCCAGCAGGTGCAGCAAAACTCCCGCTATCTGGCGGGCGTGATGATTGAAAGCCACCTCAAGGCCGGCAACCAACCCATTCCTGCGGATTTATCCCAGTTAGTCTATGGTCAGAGTATTACCGACCCCTGTGTGGATTTTGCCACAACGGTTGCCATGCTCGAGCAGTTGGCAACAGCAGTGGGAACCCAACTGGCGGTAGCGCGCTAA
- a CDS encoding ABC transporter permease — MTPWQTLRRNPLVMFGLGVLVTLYLLAIAADIVAPYNPYGFQVDGALLPPTRVYWRSPSGEWPGPHVYPTRLGPVNLETGERPLIVDWQHPSPIRLWVKGSPYRFLELTLPLPTRWSLRNPAIQPRTIFPGFAGDRHLFGTVGPGYWNLLGTDDQGRDQFSRLLFGARISLSIGLVGVAIAFPIGIFVGAVAGYFGGWLDVLLMRGVEVLMTLPTIYLLVALAAVLPPGLSSGERFLLITIITSFVSWAGLARVIRGQVLSLKETAFVQAAHVMGGRSLFIIVRHIIPQTATYVIIAATLSIPSFIVAESVLSLIGLGIQQPDASWGNMLSLATNASILILQPWLVWSPASLIILSVLCFNLVGDGLRDALDPRRSQL, encoded by the coding sequence ATGACCCCATGGCAAACACTGCGCCGTAATCCCTTGGTGATGTTTGGCTTAGGGGTTTTAGTCACCTTGTACCTGCTGGCGATCGCGGCGGATATTGTGGCACCCTACAATCCCTATGGGTTCCAAGTGGACGGGGCGCTGCTGCCGCCAACCCGAGTTTACTGGCGATCGCCCAGCGGCGAATGGCCTGGCCCCCACGTCTATCCCACCCGTTTGGGACCTGTAAATTTGGAGACGGGTGAGCGTCCCCTGATTGTGGACTGGCAGCACCCCTCACCCATTCGGCTCTGGGTCAAGGGCAGCCCCTACCGCTTTTTGGAACTGACGCTGCCCCTGCCCACCCGCTGGAGCCTGAGGAATCCGGCCATTCAACCGCGCACCATTTTCCCCGGGTTTGCGGGCGATCGCCACTTGTTTGGCACCGTTGGCCCCGGGTACTGGAATCTTCTGGGAACTGACGATCAAGGTCGAGATCAATTTAGTCGCCTGCTCTTTGGCGCCCGGATTAGCCTCAGCATTGGTCTGGTGGGGGTTGCGATCGCTTTCCCGATTGGCATCTTCGTTGGTGCAGTGGCCGGTTACTTTGGGGGCTGGCTCGATGTCCTGCTCATGCGGGGGGTGGAAGTGCTGATGACGCTGCCCACCATCTATCTCCTTGTGGCCTTGGCCGCCGTCCTTCCCCCCGGTCTTAGCAGTGGCGAACGCTTTCTCCTCATTACCATCATCACCTCCTTTGTCAGTTGGGCGGGCCTAGCACGGGTGATTCGTGGCCAAGTGTTGAGTCTAAAGGAAACCGCCTTTGTCCAGGCTGCCCACGTCATGGGGGGGCGATCGCTGTTCATTATTGTGCGCCACATCATCCCCCAAACCGCCACCTACGTGATTATTGCCGCCACCTTGTCCATTCCCAGCTTTATTGTGGCCGAATCCGTCCTCAGCCTCATTGGCTTAGGCATTCAGCAGCCGGATGCCTCTTGGGGCAATATGCTCTCCCTCGCCACCAATGCCTCCATTCTCATCCTGCAACCTTGGCTCGTGTGGTCACCCGCCAGCCTGATTATCCTTAGCGTACTCTGCTTTAACCTCGTTGGTGATGGCCTGCGCGATGCCCTAGACCCGCGACGTTCCCAACTCTAG
- a CDS encoding peroxiredoxin, translating to MSLKLGDVVPNFTQASSMGEINFYEWAGDSWVVLFSHPADYTPVCTTELGEVARLRSEFDKRNVKTLALSVDSVESHLGWIKDIEEVNNVKVDYPILADEDKKVSDLYDMIHPNSLNNLTVRTVFIIDPQKKLRLTLTYPASTGRNFAEILRVIDSLQLTDNYSVATPVNWQEGQDCVIVPSIKDEEAKEKFPKGFNAVKPYLRLTPQPNK from the coding sequence ATGAGCCTAAAACTTGGGGATGTCGTACCCAACTTTACCCAAGCCTCCTCGATGGGAGAAATTAACTTTTACGAATGGGCGGGAGATAGCTGGGTTGTTTTATTCTCGCACCCGGCAGACTACACCCCTGTCTGCACCACTGAACTGGGGGAAGTGGCCCGGTTGCGCTCGGAGTTTGACAAACGCAACGTCAAAACCCTTGCCCTCAGCGTTGATAGCGTTGAATCCCACCTAGGCTGGATCAAGGATATTGAAGAGGTCAATAACGTTAAGGTCGATTACCCCATCTTGGCAGACGAAGACAAAAAAGTCTCCGATCTGTACGACATGATCCACCCCAACTCCCTCAATAACCTGACGGTGCGCACGGTGTTTATCATTGACCCCCAGAAAAAACTGCGCCTCACCCTCACCTATCCGGCCAGTACCGGTCGTAATTTTGCCGAAATCCTGCGGGTCATTGACTCGTTGCAACTCACCGATAACTACAGTGTGGCCACCCCCGTCAACTGGCAAGAGGGTCAAGATTGTGTGATTGTGCCCTCGATTAAGGATGAGGAAGCCAAGGAAAAATTCCCCAAAGGGTTCAATGCCGTCAAGCCCTATTTGCGGCTCACACCACAGCCGAATAAATAG
- the pxcA gene encoding proton extrusion protein PcxA, with product MSSNPLARLGEWIKRAERWYLTTPERALQEAYNAALKIREIEVEHFEGQPISPLNLPLGEVSSYFETELKQLLKTIRMRMTEFRASRQFLPLAPRSSRRPIPSEDLNGTVDTYTVTATASDASSEPTVYEKLRLIDATLNRYRRQREKELNALARPGLSHQNPEQRQRAAALDQVEDNSLYLSEYINDDLTDDSKLDSSSFIPRSILRTADRFRRELNSDETTEAEVVRDFRTSKLRTRLAIRFLLLLVILPLLTQQISKALIVSPLVNHFKAVGQIERIINSQLEDNILDELARFENRIRFESLVSNVPISAAEIQAQIRAKAIELSTEYQKELIEPLKNILSDALGFAVFLTLVFTGQRQMAIVKAFLDEVVYGLSDSAKAFVIILFTDVFVGFHSPHGWEVIVNNTLEHFGFPRNEDFINMFIATFPVMLDTVFKYWIFRYLNQISPSAVATYKNMNE from the coding sequence ATGTCAAGTAACCCCCTTGCCCGCCTCGGAGAATGGATCAAGCGTGCGGAGCGCTGGTACCTTACAACCCCAGAACGAGCACTGCAAGAAGCCTACAATGCTGCGCTGAAAATTCGTGAAATTGAGGTCGAGCACTTCGAGGGGCAGCCCATCAGTCCCCTTAACCTCCCCCTTGGCGAAGTGTCCAGCTACTTTGAAACAGAGCTAAAGCAGCTTCTAAAAACCATTCGGATGCGGATGACTGAATTCCGCGCCAGCCGTCAGTTTTTACCCCTTGCCCCCCGCTCTTCCCGCCGTCCTATACCCTCTGAAGACCTCAATGGAACTGTCGATACCTACACCGTGACCGCCACGGCCAGCGACGCTAGCTCAGAACCCACGGTCTATGAAAAACTACGGCTGATTGATGCCACCCTCAATCGCTATCGGCGACAGCGGGAGAAAGAGTTAAACGCCCTTGCCCGACCCGGACTGAGCCACCAAAATCCGGAGCAGCGCCAACGGGCCGCCGCCCTAGATCAGGTGGAAGACAATTCCCTCTACCTGTCGGAATACATCAATGACGATTTAACCGACGACTCTAAGCTCGACAGCAGTAGTTTTATTCCCCGCTCAATTTTGCGCACCGCGGATCGCTTTCGCCGTGAACTCAACTCCGATGAGACCACAGAAGCCGAAGTTGTGCGGGATTTTCGCACCTCCAAATTGCGCACCCGCCTAGCCATTCGCTTTCTCTTACTCCTGGTTATTTTGCCGTTGCTCACCCAGCAAATTTCTAAGGCTCTGATTGTCAGCCCGCTGGTGAACCACTTCAAAGCGGTGGGTCAAATTGAGCGGATTATTAACTCCCAACTTGAGGACAATATTCTCGATGAGCTAGCACGGTTTGAAAATCGAATTCGCTTTGAAAGCCTTGTGAGTAATGTGCCCATCTCAGCAGCAGAAATTCAAGCACAAATTCGCGCAAAAGCCATTGAACTTTCTACAGAGTACCAAAAGGAACTGATTGAGCCGCTGAAAAATATTTTGTCGGATGCGTTGGGGTTTGCTGTGTTCCTTACCCTCGTCTTTACCGGCCAGCGGCAAATGGCCATTGTCAAGGCCTTTTTAGATGAAGTGGTCTATGGTCTCAGTGATAGCGCCAAGGCGTTTGTGATTATTCTGTTTACGGATGTTTTTGTCGGGTTCCACTCGCCCCATGGCTGGGAAGTGATTGTCAATAACACCCTTGAACATTTTGGCTTCCCCCGTAATGAAGATTTTATCAATATGTTTATTGCTACCTTTCCGGTGATGCTGGACACGGTCTTTAAGTATTGGATTTTCCGCTATCTGAATCAGATTTCACCATCGGCGGTAGCCACCTATAAAAATATGAATGAATAG